In one Longimicrobium sp. genomic region, the following are encoded:
- a CDS encoding ABC transporter ATP-binding protein — MELKIDGVSKTYANGVQALKDVSLTIPVGMYGLLGPNGAGKSTLMRILATLQEPDEGSIRLGDIDVVGQKDEVRRTLGYLPQEFGVYPKVSAEDLLDHFALLKGIAERRTRREVVDALLRQTNLWEVRGQKLGGYSGGMKQRFGVAVALLGNPRLLIVDEPTAGLDPAERVRFLNLLSELGENSAVILSTHIVEDVSELCTRMAIIDRGEILLEAEPLAAIEAMRGRIWRRVIEKSALAEVERAHAVISTRLLGGRTLVHVHSEAAPGPGFEPAEPDLEDVYFSVMNGVLGARAGAQAEAAS, encoded by the coding sequence ATGGAATTGAAGATCGACGGCGTCTCCAAGACCTACGCCAACGGCGTGCAGGCGCTGAAGGACGTGAGCCTCACGATCCCGGTGGGGATGTACGGCCTGCTCGGCCCCAACGGCGCCGGCAAGTCCACGCTGATGCGCATCCTGGCCACGCTGCAGGAGCCCGACGAAGGGAGCATCCGCCTGGGCGACATCGACGTGGTGGGCCAGAAGGACGAGGTGCGCAGGACGCTGGGATACCTGCCGCAGGAGTTCGGGGTGTATCCCAAGGTCAGCGCGGAGGACCTGCTCGACCACTTCGCGCTGCTCAAGGGGATCGCCGAGCGCCGGACGCGCAGGGAGGTGGTGGACGCGCTGCTGCGGCAGACGAACCTGTGGGAGGTGCGCGGGCAGAAGCTGGGCGGCTATTCGGGGGGGATGAAGCAGCGTTTCGGGGTGGCGGTGGCGCTGCTGGGCAACCCCCGGCTGCTGATCGTGGACGAGCCCACGGCGGGGCTGGACCCGGCCGAGCGCGTGCGCTTCCTGAACCTGCTGAGCGAGCTGGGCGAGAACAGCGCGGTGATCCTCTCCACCCACATCGTGGAGGACGTCTCCGAGCTGTGCACGCGGATGGCGATCATCGACCGCGGCGAGATCCTGCTCGAGGCGGAGCCGCTCGCGGCGATCGAGGCGATGCGGGGGAGGATCTGGCGCCGGGTGATCGAGAAGAGCGCGCTGGCCGAGGTGGAGCGGGCGCACGCGGTGATCTCGACTCGGCTCCTGGGCGGACGCACGCTCGTGCACGTCCACAGCGAGGCGGCGCCCGGCCCCGGCTTCGAGCCCGCCGAGCCGGACCTGGAGGACGTCTACTTCAGCGTGATGAACGGAGTCCTCGGGGCCCGTGCCGGCGCGCAGGCGGAGGCGGCCTCGTGA
- a CDS encoding permease prefix domain 1-containing protein, which translates to MNPNPDDAAADALEQQIEAWRAHLRRSRTITGSDAAELEDHLREQIASLRADGLSADEAFLVAVKRMGAIDALTREFAREHSERLWKQLVLSGDGPDAGAEPAAAYGSRKMWVALALAVAAGVAIKLPALFGIGFGDETFYPLNLAFFTLPFIVAYFAWERPLSGPVRMWLAAAFAVAAAAVNAFPFTTSPEADTLILTVIHLPIALWLCVGVAYVGGRWRGNERRMDFVRFTGELFIYFVLIALGGGVLIGTTHALFQAIGIDAEMLVGEWIVPAGFAGATVVATWLVEAKQSVIENMAPVLTRIFSPLFALLLLGFMATMVATGQGIDPAREILIAFDLLLVVVFALLLYSFSARDHLARPALNDWVQLTLVGTALLVDLLALWAVGTRISDFGFTPNRVAALGENVVLLVNLAGSAFLYARFLRGRVAFSRLLDWQTTYLYVLAGWAAVVAFVFPLIFGFR; encoded by the coding sequence ATGAACCCGAATCCCGACGACGCGGCGGCGGACGCCCTGGAGCAGCAGATCGAGGCGTGGCGGGCGCACCTGCGCCGGAGCCGGACGATCACCGGCTCCGACGCTGCGGAGCTGGAAGACCACCTGCGCGAGCAGATCGCCTCGCTGCGCGCCGACGGGCTCTCCGCCGACGAGGCGTTCCTGGTGGCGGTCAAGCGGATGGGGGCGATCGACGCCCTGACGCGCGAGTTCGCCCGGGAGCATTCGGAGCGTCTCTGGAAGCAGCTCGTCCTCTCGGGAGACGGCCCGGACGCCGGCGCGGAGCCGGCGGCGGCGTACGGCTCGCGAAAGATGTGGGTGGCGCTGGCCCTGGCCGTGGCGGCCGGGGTGGCCATCAAGCTCCCGGCGCTCTTCGGGATCGGCTTCGGCGACGAGACGTTCTATCCGCTCAACCTCGCTTTCTTCACCCTCCCGTTCATCGTCGCGTACTTCGCGTGGGAGCGTCCGCTCTCGGGCCCGGTCCGGATGTGGCTCGCCGCCGCGTTCGCGGTGGCGGCCGCCGCCGTGAACGCGTTCCCCTTCACGACGTCGCCCGAGGCCGACACGCTGATCCTCACCGTGATCCACCTGCCCATCGCGCTCTGGTTGTGCGTGGGCGTGGCCTACGTCGGCGGGCGCTGGCGGGGGAACGAGAGGCGGATGGACTTCGTCCGCTTCACGGGCGAGCTGTTCATCTACTTCGTGCTGATCGCGCTGGGCGGGGGCGTGCTGATCGGGACGACGCACGCCCTCTTCCAGGCGATCGGCATCGACGCGGAAATGCTGGTGGGCGAATGGATCGTGCCCGCCGGCTTCGCGGGCGCCACCGTCGTCGCCACCTGGCTGGTGGAGGCGAAGCAGAGCGTCATCGAGAACATGGCGCCCGTGCTGACCCGGATCTTCTCGCCGCTCTTCGCCCTGCTCCTGCTCGGCTTCATGGCCACGATGGTGGCGACGGGCCAGGGGATCGACCCGGCGCGGGAGATCCTCATCGCCTTCGACCTCCTGCTGGTGGTGGTCTTCGCGCTCCTCCTCTACTCGTTCTCCGCGCGCGACCACCTCGCCCGCCCCGCGCTGAACGACTGGGTCCAGCTGACGCTGGTGGGAACCGCCCTGCTGGTGGACCTCCTGGCGCTGTGGGCGGTGGGGACGCGCATCTCGGACTTCGGGTTCACGCCCAACCGGGTCGCGGCGCTGGGCGAGAACGTGGTCCTGCTGGTGAACCTGGCCGGCTCCGCCTTCCTGTACGCGCGCTTCCTCCGGGGTCGCGTCGCCTTCTCGCGCCTGCTCGACTGGCAGACGACCTACCTCTACGTCCTCGCCGGGTGGGCGGCGGTCGTCGCGTTCGTCTTCCCGCTGATCTTCGGATTCCGCTGA
- a CDS encoding helix-turn-helix transcriptional regulator, with protein MSINKDLVAASSTPLVLAILAEGDSYGYAILKRVRELSGGELEWTDGMLYPVLHRLERSGLVEARWDQAESGRRRKYYRVTEAGRQQLAEERRQWRTVDQALRNVWPALMASIPPHLIFFPQRG; from the coding sequence ATGAGCATCAACAAGGACCTCGTCGCGGCCTCGTCGACCCCGCTGGTGCTGGCGATCCTGGCCGAGGGGGACAGCTACGGCTACGCCATCCTGAAGCGGGTGCGCGAGCTGTCCGGCGGCGAGCTGGAATGGACGGACGGGATGCTCTACCCGGTGCTGCACCGGCTGGAACGCTCCGGGCTGGTCGAGGCTCGCTGGGACCAGGCGGAGTCGGGGCGGCGGCGGAAGTACTACCGCGTCACCGAGGCCGGCCGCCAGCAGCTGGCCGAGGAGCGGCGCCAGTGGCGTACGGTGGACCAGGCGCTGCGGAACGTCTGGCCGGCACTGATGGCGTCCATCCCTCCGCACCTCATCTTCTTTCCCCAGCGCGGCTGA
- a CDS encoding sigma-54 dependent transcriptional regulator has protein sequence MSRRIMIVDDEPAASVALEVHFRRAGFEVRTAGSAESALSQLHEFRPDVLVTDVHMDGMTGLELLEKVNAGMPDTDVIVMTGYEDMGTTIGAIRGGAYDFLVKPVDLEQLDLLVARCLRDRAARSRAKTGDGRAADTLRYGVGRSPQMIEIYKLIGMLSSTRTPVLIRGETGTGKELVARAIHEYSPWAAEPFVAINCTALAESLLESELFGHVKGAFTGAVADRRGKFELAGSGTIFLDEIGDTSPAFQAKLLRVIQEKEFHPVGGERARKTQARVVAATHRPIEELVRQGKFREDLYFRLRVVEIRIPPLRERKEDIPVLAEHLLARAARELGKDVSVISPTVMRMLQEHDWPGNVREMENAILRAAVVARGSALSPEGFSLAPSLAAADDEEDGGDPLGTLAQAQQRHVERVLAHTRGNKSRAARILGISRPRLDRLLAAYQSGETEEMEES, from the coding sequence GTGAGCCGCAGGATCATGATCGTGGACGACGAGCCCGCCGCCTCGGTGGCGCTCGAGGTCCACTTCCGCCGCGCCGGCTTCGAGGTGCGCACCGCCGGGAGCGCCGAGTCCGCGCTCTCGCAGCTGCACGAGTTCCGCCCCGACGTGCTCGTCACCGACGTGCACATGGACGGGATGACGGGGCTGGAGCTGCTGGAGAAGGTCAACGCCGGCATGCCCGACACCGACGTGATCGTGATGACGGGCTACGAGGACATGGGCACCACCATCGGCGCCATCCGCGGCGGCGCGTACGACTTCCTGGTGAAGCCCGTCGACCTCGAGCAGCTCGATCTCCTGGTCGCCCGGTGCCTGCGCGACCGCGCCGCCCGCTCGCGCGCGAAGACCGGCGACGGCCGCGCGGCCGACACGCTGCGCTACGGCGTGGGGCGCTCGCCGCAGATGATCGAGATCTACAAGCTGATCGGGATGCTGTCGTCCACGCGCACCCCCGTGCTGATCCGCGGCGAGACGGGGACGGGGAAGGAGCTGGTCGCCCGCGCGATCCACGAGTACAGCCCCTGGGCGGCGGAGCCGTTCGTCGCGATCAACTGCACCGCGCTGGCCGAGTCGCTGCTCGAGTCCGAGCTGTTCGGCCACGTGAAGGGCGCGTTCACCGGCGCGGTGGCCGACCGGCGCGGCAAGTTCGAGTTGGCGGGGAGCGGCACCATCTTCCTGGACGAGATCGGCGACACCAGCCCGGCGTTCCAGGCCAAGCTGCTGCGGGTGATCCAGGAGAAGGAGTTCCACCCCGTGGGCGGCGAGCGCGCGCGGAAGACGCAGGCGCGCGTGGTCGCGGCCACCCATCGCCCCATCGAGGAGCTGGTGCGGCAGGGGAAGTTCCGCGAGGACCTGTACTTCCGCCTGCGCGTGGTGGAGATCCGCATCCCGCCGCTGCGCGAGCGCAAGGAAGACATCCCCGTCCTCGCCGAGCACCTGCTGGCCCGCGCCGCGCGCGAGCTGGGGAAGGACGTCTCCGTCATCTCGCCAACGGTGATGCGGATGCTGCAGGAGCACGACTGGCCCGGCAACGTGCGCGAGATGGAGAACGCCATCCTGCGCGCGGCGGTGGTGGCGCGCGGTTCCGCGCTCTCGCCCGAAGGCTTCTCCCTGGCCCCCTCGCTCGCCGCCGCGGACGACGAGGAGGACGGCGGCGATCCGCTGGGGACGCTGGCGCAGGCGCAGCAGCGGCACGTGGAGCGGGTGCTTGCCCACACGCGCGGCAACAAGAGCCGCGCGGCGCGCATCCTCGGCATCTCGCGGCCGCGGCTGGACCGGCTGCTGGCCGCCTACCAGTCCGGCGAGACGGAGGAGATGGAGGAATCGTGA
- a CDS encoding BTAD domain-containing putative transcriptional regulator — MFSLKLLGCAALENDGVPVTGRAVHRRRLALLAVLAAARGRMVGRERVIGYLWPEHSGDAARHLLSESLYILRKALGDEAFLSAGDELALDLSVVRSDVADFHRALEDDNPERAVALYAGPFLDGFYVADAPDFERWAEQERDRLARAQARALEALAEAAEAEAQPLRAAEWWKRLAREDPYSSRIALRVMQALEAGGERAAAVRHASVHAALVRSELGAEPDAEIEAFARRLRDAPRPAPAPPPVAEPAPALAAASAGEGATAVLEAPPAVAAEPAVSPSPAPRREETVVPTRPRPRLTRLRIAAIVGMVAAIVLVSLFLYQRASREQGDASLFIVLPFKQGSGPGASALSPDQAELLVYDALSRWRDVRVVDAQRARDLMARRGTPSTLDQARRIAADAGAGRLLWGEITPLGDSVAVRAALYDLSDGGSLAQRTVRVGRDLHGVSQRIGDLVAALVGRGGSSGEAAGTNSLAAWQAYQRGRTALANWDLDRARDELGRAVVLDPGFARAHLWLAQAQEWSGPGVVPRVEWRGHAASALSDSIRLSPRERELGWALSLLGDRRFPEACAAYRAMVARDSTDFTGWYGLGDCQNNDRVVVRDPASPSGWRFRSSANAALMAYARALRTVPSALQAFRGSGFKRLQELLQTSGFVRPGIATGPAPGDTLLFAAYAALEGDTIVYVPWPREDVAALKKETIPPTRGLADTHNRGLLVDVLKEWTRAFPRSADAHEALARGLEEAGQIRAVRQGAPSAFSEIALARGLAEDREQRLRLAVAQVRLDLRVGDFARARARADSVFARWPEPGPRDALAMAPLAVLTGRAGRAGSLLRTAAPERGWFFTPRGDSVEIAVPVAEAQADVLAAAALGTRAEVRQAEARLQQLLAAWVDAPRVGAARSALLNGPRRLAGAYGIAPEAPLADADYMVEMQQMVAAGDAAGVRARMAAMREALGTRRPGDMDLSFVFPQAALRLALGDAAGAQEELDRTLLTLQALPYKVLDTPEEAGGLVGIIRQRIQLATATGDTRTAAYWRNALSTLWANADPALKTTVR, encoded by the coding sequence GTGTTTTCGCTGAAGCTGCTGGGCTGCGCCGCGCTCGAGAACGACGGCGTCCCGGTCACCGGCCGCGCCGTGCACCGGCGGCGGCTGGCGCTGCTGGCGGTGCTGGCGGCGGCGCGCGGGCGGATGGTGGGGCGCGAGCGGGTGATCGGGTACCTGTGGCCCGAGCATTCGGGCGACGCCGCGCGCCACCTCCTTTCCGAGTCCCTCTACATCCTCCGCAAGGCGCTGGGCGACGAGGCCTTCCTCTCCGCCGGCGACGAGCTGGCGCTGGACCTGTCGGTGGTGCGGAGCGACGTCGCCGACTTCCACCGCGCGCTCGAGGACGACAATCCCGAGCGCGCGGTGGCGCTTTATGCCGGGCCCTTCCTGGACGGCTTCTACGTGGCCGACGCGCCCGACTTCGAGCGCTGGGCCGAGCAGGAGCGCGACCGGCTGGCGCGCGCCCAGGCCCGCGCGCTCGAGGCGCTGGCCGAGGCGGCCGAGGCCGAGGCGCAGCCGCTGCGCGCGGCGGAGTGGTGGAAGCGGCTGGCGCGCGAGGACCCGTACAGCTCGCGCATCGCGCTGCGGGTGATGCAGGCGCTGGAGGCGGGGGGAGAGCGGGCGGCCGCCGTGCGCCACGCCTCGGTGCACGCCGCGCTGGTGCGCAGCGAGCTGGGCGCCGAGCCCGACGCCGAGATCGAGGCGTTCGCCCGGCGCCTGCGCGACGCCCCGCGCCCCGCCCCCGCGCCGCCGCCCGTCGCCGAGCCGGCGCCCGCGCTCGCGGCCGCATCGGCGGGAGAGGGGGCGACGGCGGTGCTCGAGGCGCCGCCCGCGGTCGCGGCCGAGCCGGCCGTATCCCCCTCCCCCGCGCCGCGGCGGGAGGAGACGGTCGTTCCCACGCGCCCCCGACCGCGCCTCACCCGGCTGCGCATCGCGGCGATCGTCGGGATGGTCGCGGCGATCGTGCTCGTCTCCCTCTTCCTCTACCAGCGCGCGTCGAGGGAGCAGGGCGACGCGTCGCTCTTCATCGTCCTCCCCTTCAAGCAGGGGAGCGGGCCGGGGGCGAGCGCGCTCTCGCCCGACCAGGCCGAGCTGCTGGTGTACGACGCGCTCTCGCGGTGGCGCGACGTGCGCGTGGTGGACGCCCAGCGCGCGCGCGACCTGATGGCGCGCCGCGGCACGCCGTCGACGCTCGACCAGGCGCGCCGCATCGCCGCCGACGCGGGCGCGGGGCGGCTGCTGTGGGGCGAGATCACCCCGCTGGGCGACAGCGTGGCGGTGCGCGCGGCGCTGTACGACCTGTCCGACGGGGGCTCGCTGGCGCAGCGCACCGTGCGCGTGGGCCGCGACCTGCACGGCGTGTCGCAGCGCATCGGCGACCTGGTGGCCGCGCTGGTGGGGCGCGGCGGCTCGAGCGGCGAGGCGGCGGGGACCAACTCGCTGGCGGCGTGGCAGGCGTACCAGCGCGGGCGCACGGCGCTGGCCAACTGGGACCTGGACCGCGCGCGCGACGAGCTGGGGCGCGCCGTGGTGCTGGACCCCGGCTTCGCGCGGGCGCACCTGTGGCTGGCGCAGGCGCAGGAGTGGAGCGGCCCGGGGGTGGTGCCGCGGGTGGAGTGGCGCGGCCACGCGGCCAGCGCGCTCTCCGACTCCATCCGCCTCTCGCCGCGCGAGCGCGAGCTGGGGTGGGCGCTCTCGCTCCTCGGCGACCGCCGCTTTCCCGAGGCCTGCGCCGCCTACCGGGCCATGGTGGCGCGCGACTCGACCGACTTCACCGGCTGGTACGGGCTGGGCGACTGCCAGAACAACGACCGGGTGGTGGTGCGCGACCCCGCCAGCCCGTCGGGGTGGCGCTTCCGCAGCAGCGCCAACGCCGCGCTGATGGCCTACGCCCGCGCGCTGCGCACGGTGCCCAGCGCGCTGCAGGCGTTCCGCGGCTCGGGGTTCAAGCGCCTGCAGGAGCTGCTGCAGACCAGCGGCTTCGTGCGCCCCGGCATCGCCACCGGCCCCGCTCCGGGCGACACCCTGCTCTTCGCGGCGTACGCGGCGCTGGAGGGCGACACCATCGTGTACGTCCCCTGGCCGCGCGAGGACGTGGCCGCGCTGAAGAAGGAGACCATCCCCCCCACGCGCGGGCTGGCCGACACGCACAACCGCGGGCTGCTGGTGGACGTGCTGAAGGAGTGGACGCGCGCCTTCCCGCGCAGCGCCGACGCGCACGAGGCGCTGGCGCGCGGGCTCGAGGAGGCGGGGCAGATCCGCGCCGTGCGGCAGGGGGCGCCCTCGGCGTTCAGCGAGATCGCCCTGGCGCGGGGTCTGGCCGAAGACCGCGAGCAGCGGCTGCGGCTGGCCGTGGCGCAGGTGCGGCTGGACCTGCGCGTGGGCGACTTCGCGCGGGCCCGGGCGCGCGCCGACTCGGTGTTCGCGCGGTGGCCCGAGCCGGGGCCGCGCGACGCGCTGGCGATGGCGCCGCTGGCGGTGCTCACCGGCCGCGCCGGGCGGGCGGGCTCGCTGCTGCGCACCGCCGCGCCCGAGCGCGGATGGTTCTTCACCCCGCGCGGCGATTCGGTCGAGATCGCCGTGCCCGTGGCCGAGGCGCAGGCCGACGTGCTGGCCGCCGCGGCGCTGGGGACGCGCGCCGAGGTGCGGCAGGCCGAGGCGCGGCTGCAGCAGCTGCTGGCCGCCTGGGTCGACGCGCCGCGGGTGGGCGCGGCGCGCTCGGCGCTGCTGAACGGGCCGCGGCGCCTGGCCGGCGCGTACGGCATCGCGCCCGAGGCGCCGCTGGCCGACGCCGACTACATGGTCGAGATGCAGCAGATGGTGGCCGCCGGCGACGCGGCCGGCGTGCGCGCGCGGATGGCCGCCATGCGCGAGGCGCTGGGCACGCGCCGCCCGGGCGACATGGACCTGTCGTTCGTCTTCCCGCAGGCCGCGCTGCGCCTGGCGCTGGGCGACGCCGCCGGCGCCCAGGAGGAGCTCGACCGCACGTTGCTGACGCTGCAGGCGCTCCCCTACAAGGTGCTCGACACGCCGGAAGAGGCGGGCGGGCTGGTGGGGATCATTCGCCAGCGCATCCAGCTCGCCACCGCCACGGGCGACACCCGCACCGCGGCCTACTGGCGCAACGCGCTCTCCACCCTCTGGGCCAACGCCGATCCCGCGCTGAAGACGACGGTGCGCTAG
- a CDS encoding FUSC family protein: protein MTEIQNPEPHVAAPRLRGTARELARFAGRPNLAAGLRAAVATVLPMAVAGALHVDGASWLGLAGFSVAIGDKGGAYVTRARTMGALTLAIAVAGVLGGLAGERPGIAVPVVFAWAFAGALLRAFGAAPTSVGISSTITFVIALAAPAAGVGDALGRGGLLLVGGALALALSLFLWPIRAYRPARLALAACYRALAGYADAVAAAAPRDFGAFRTALEAARDTLAATRRGRPGETGRGERLLMLAEAADRTFAATAALGGATDVTPADPADEAALARAREAAAAAAVLARDLADAVERERTPGDPPPFPVATEPETETLAGRLAASLRREAMRAWEAAAGVESGRPVRLPESPPADPGPPVGEVLRENLTLRSVTLRHALRVGVTAAAATALAHVLGVERGYWVTLTALIVLQPSAGATWVKGLQRIGGTMAGGIAAAGIGALVHDPRALLLVTFVLACATASMLQVNYALYSALLTPTFVLLAEAAAPDRHLPMVRIANTLIGGALALVAARLLWPAPERLAFRGRLAEAVRACAAYVRVAARRHAGGATRAEADAARRATGLSVLNAEESLQVVLWEGRAGHAPEAGMAALAYLRRLGEAANALAYAPAAPDGAGDAVVSFGAEAGDALDGLAAAIETEGRQVRIAELDVPPTPDPAVAQRLAVVSDVVVALERVLARGILEIESQRTEQA from the coding sequence GTGACGGAGATACAGAACCCCGAACCACACGTCGCGGCGCCGCGGCTGCGCGGCACCGCGCGCGAGCTGGCGCGCTTCGCCGGGCGGCCGAACCTGGCGGCGGGGCTGCGCGCGGCGGTGGCCACCGTGCTGCCGATGGCCGTCGCCGGCGCGCTGCACGTGGACGGTGCGTCGTGGCTGGGGCTGGCCGGCTTCTCCGTGGCGATCGGAGACAAGGGCGGCGCCTACGTCACCCGCGCGCGGACGATGGGCGCGCTGACGCTGGCCATCGCCGTCGCGGGCGTCCTGGGCGGGCTGGCGGGCGAGCGGCCGGGGATCGCGGTGCCGGTGGTGTTCGCGTGGGCGTTCGCGGGCGCGCTGCTGCGGGCGTTCGGCGCGGCGCCCACCTCGGTCGGCATCTCGTCGACCATCACCTTCGTCATCGCGCTGGCGGCGCCGGCGGCGGGGGTGGGAGATGCGCTCGGGCGCGGCGGGCTGCTGCTGGTGGGCGGCGCGCTGGCGCTGGCGCTCTCGCTCTTCCTCTGGCCCATCCGCGCCTATCGCCCCGCGCGCCTGGCGCTGGCCGCCTGCTACCGTGCGCTGGCCGGCTACGCCGACGCGGTGGCCGCCGCCGCGCCGCGCGACTTCGGCGCGTTCCGCACCGCGCTCGAAGCCGCGCGCGACACGCTGGCCGCCACGCGCCGCGGCCGCCCCGGCGAGACCGGGCGCGGCGAGCGGCTGCTGATGCTGGCCGAGGCCGCCGACCGCACCTTCGCGGCGACGGCGGCGCTCGGCGGCGCGACCGACGTCACCCCCGCCGATCCCGCCGACGAGGCGGCGCTGGCGCGGGCGAGAGAGGCCGCCGCGGCCGCCGCCGTCCTCGCGCGCGATCTGGCCGACGCGGTGGAGCGCGAGCGCACGCCGGGCGATCCTCCGCCCTTCCCCGTCGCCACCGAGCCGGAGACGGAGACGCTGGCCGGGCGCCTGGCCGCGTCGCTCCGGCGCGAGGCCATGCGCGCGTGGGAGGCGGCCGCGGGGGTGGAGAGCGGCCGCCCCGTCCGTCTCCCCGAGTCCCCGCCCGCCGATCCCGGCCCGCCGGTCGGCGAGGTGCTGCGCGAGAACCTGACGCTGCGCTCGGTCACCCTGCGGCACGCGCTGCGGGTGGGCGTGACCGCCGCGGCGGCGACGGCGCTGGCGCACGTGCTGGGCGTGGAGCGCGGCTACTGGGTGACGCTGACGGCGCTCATCGTCCTGCAGCCGTCCGCGGGCGCCACGTGGGTGAAGGGGCTGCAGCGGATCGGGGGGACGATGGCCGGCGGCATCGCGGCGGCGGGGATCGGCGCGCTGGTGCACGATCCCCGCGCGCTGCTGCTCGTCACCTTCGTCCTCGCCTGCGCCACCGCGTCGATGCTGCAGGTGAACTACGCACTGTATTCGGCGCTGCTGACGCCCACCTTCGTGCTGCTGGCCGAGGCCGCCGCGCCCGACCGGCACCTGCCGATGGTGCGCATCGCCAACACGCTGATCGGCGGGGCGCTGGCGCTGGTGGCGGCGCGGCTGCTCTGGCCCGCGCCCGAGCGCCTCGCCTTCCGCGGGCGCCTGGCCGAGGCGGTGCGCGCCTGCGCCGCGTATGTCCGCGTGGCCGCGCGGCGCCATGCGGGCGGGGCCACGCGCGCCGAGGCCGACGCGGCACGGCGCGCGACGGGCCTCTCCGTGCTGAACGCGGAGGAGTCGCTGCAGGTGGTGCTGTGGGAGGGGCGCGCGGGGCACGCGCCCGAGGCGGGGATGGCCGCGCTCGCCTACCTCCGCCGCCTAGGCGAGGCCGCGAACGCGCTGGCCTACGCCCCCGCCGCCCCCGACGGCGCAGGAGACGCCGTCGTCTCCTTCGGCGCGGAGGCCGGCGACGCGCTCGACGGCCTGGCCGCGGCGATCGAGACGGAGGGCCGGCAGGTGCGGATCGCCGAGCTCGACGTGCCGCCCACCCCCGACCCGGCGGTGGCCCAGCGGCTGGCCGTCGTCTCCGACGTCGTGGTCGCGCTCGAACGCGTGCTCGCGCGCGGAATCCTGGAGATCGAGAGCCAGCGCACGGAGCAAGCGTGA
- the tyrS gene encoding tyrosine--tRNA ligase has product MSFAPVNEQMDEIRRDTLEIVPEDDLARKLERSLKSGKPLVVKQGFDPTRPDLHIGHAVSLRKLRTFQELGHDVVFVMGDYTALIGDPSGRSDLRPQLSEEVVREYGRTYAEQVYKVLDRGRTRIEYNSRWLAPMQLKDILRLTASYTVARMLERDDFEKRFEENRPISIVEFMYPLMQAYDSVALNADVELGGADQKFNLLVARDLQPRYGQEPQVCLLMPLLRGTDGERKMSKSYDNYVGLDDAPDQQFGRTMSIPDDLLEEWYRLASGLASGDLEAAVGEARSNPYQAKRRLGRLIVEQYHPAGAGQQAEEAFDALFRRKEIPDEMPEFDLSPGDAELGAHDGQVLVSKLLVRAGLVSSNADAQRQIQQGAVSVGGEKVTDRMARVAAAGELVLQRGKRHFARVRFG; this is encoded by the coding sequence GTGAGCTTTGCCCCCGTGAACGAGCAGATGGACGAGATCCGGCGCGACACGCTGGAGATCGTTCCCGAAGACGACCTGGCGCGCAAGCTGGAGCGGTCGCTGAAGAGCGGGAAGCCGCTGGTGGTCAAGCAGGGATTCGACCCCACGCGGCCGGACCTGCACATCGGCCACGCCGTGAGCCTGCGGAAGCTGCGCACCTTCCAGGAGCTGGGCCACGACGTGGTGTTCGTGATGGGCGACTACACCGCGCTGATCGGCGACCCCAGCGGCCGCAGCGACCTGCGTCCGCAGCTGAGCGAGGAGGTGGTGCGCGAGTACGGCCGCACCTACGCCGAGCAGGTGTACAAGGTGCTGGACCGCGGCCGCACCCGCATCGAGTACAACTCGCGGTGGCTGGCGCCGATGCAGCTCAAGGACATCCTGCGCCTCACGGCCAGCTACACGGTGGCGCGGATGCTGGAGCGCGACGACTTCGAGAAGCGCTTCGAGGAGAACCGCCCCATCTCCATCGTCGAGTTCATGTACCCGCTGATGCAGGCGTACGACTCGGTGGCGCTGAACGCCGACGTGGAGCTGGGCGGCGCGGACCAGAAGTTCAACCTGCTGGTCGCGCGCGACCTGCAGCCGCGCTATGGCCAGGAGCCGCAGGTGTGCCTGCTGATGCCGCTGCTGCGCGGCACCGACGGCGAGCGCAAGATGTCGAAGAGCTACGACAACTACGTGGGATTGGACGACGCGCCCGACCAGCAGTTCGGCCGCACCATGTCCATCCCCGACGACCTGCTCGAGGAGTGGTACCGGCTCGCCTCCGGCCTGGCGTCGGGGGATCTGGAGGCGGCGGTGGGGGAGGCGAGGTCGAACCCGTACCAGGCCAAGCGCCGCCTGGGCCGGCTGATCGTGGAGCAGTACCACCCCGCGGGCGCGGGGCAGCAGGCCGAGGAGGCGTTCGACGCGCTCTTCCGGCGCAAGGAGATCCCCGACGAGATGCCGGAGTTCGACCTCTCGCCCGGCGACGCGGAGCTGGGCGCGCACGACGGGCAGGTGCTCGTCTCGAAGCTGCTGGTGCGCGCGGGCCTGGTCTCGTCGAACGCGGACGCGCAGCGGCAGATCCAGCAGGGCGCCGTCTCCGTCGGCGGCGAGAAGGTGACGGACCGCATGGCGCGCGTCGCCGCCGCCGGCGAGCTGGTGCTGCAGCGCGGCAAGCGCCACTTCGCCCGCGTCCGCTTCGGCTGA
- a CDS encoding response regulator, which produces MSEPGAASVLVVDDLPEQREIYRAMLRHAGMRVLEAHNGETAVDLARAHVPAVVLLDVRLPDIDGFEVMRRLRAEPRTRQIPVLLLTATSVPEDRLYGFAELLTKPVPPRDALAAVRRHLSS; this is translated from the coding sequence ATGAGCGAGCCTGGTGCGGCGTCCGTGCTGGTGGTGGACGATCTGCCGGAGCAGCGGGAGATCTACCGCGCCATGCTGCGGCACGCGGGGATGCGCGTGCTGGAGGCGCACAACGGGGAGACCGCGGTGGACCTGGCCCGCGCCCACGTGCCCGCCGTCGTGCTGCTGGACGTACGGCTGCCGGACATCGACGGGTTCGAGGTGATGCGGCGGCTGCGGGCCGAGCCGCGCACGCGGCAGATCCCGGTGCTGCTGCTCACCGCGACCTCCGTTCCGGAGGACCGCCTCTACGGATTCGCGGAGCTGCTGACCAAGCCCGTGCCGCCGCGCGATGCGCTGGCGGCGGTCAGGCGCCACCTCTCGAGCTGA